Proteins encoded within one genomic window of Empedobacter falsenii:
- a CDS encoding phage tail protein: MFAGPYAPRNWAFCYGQILSINQNQALFSILGAMYGGNGVTTFALPDFRGRIPVGFSNEISLGKTAGEETHALTSTEMPAHLHLVEIKGNHFKVSAKGATQARITSGSSLAAPVESRGRMKVPTQGFVQTEPNVGLNSNSVDLGDVTLEPQGGNQGHENRMPSLGMNYVICLFGIYPSRN; this comes from the coding sequence ATGTTTGCAGGTCCGTATGCTCCTAGGAATTGGGCTTTCTGCTATGGACAAATTTTGTCTATTAATCAGAATCAAGCTTTATTTAGTATACTGGGAGCGATGTATGGAGGAAATGGCGTAACAACATTTGCCTTACCGGATTTTAGAGGCCGAATTCCTGTAGGGTTTTCAAATGAAATTTCTTTAGGGAAAACGGCAGGTGAAGAAACGCATGCCTTAACCTCTACAGAAATGCCTGCGCATCTACATCTTGTAGAAATAAAAGGTAATCATTTTAAGGTAAGTGCGAAGGGTGCTACTCAAGCAAGGATTACATCAGGCTCTAGTTTGGCTGCACCTGTTGAATCAAGAGGTCGTATGAAAGTTCCTACACAAGGTTTTGTACAGACAGAACCAAATGTGGGGCTGAATAGTAACTCCGTTGATTTAGGAGATGTTACACTAGAACCACAAGGAGGAAACCAGGGACATGAAAACCGTATGCCTTCTTTAGGGATGAATTATGTGATTTGTTTATTTGGAATCTATCCATCAAGAAATTAA
- a CDS encoding phage tail protein, translated as MDQTIGEIRMFAGNFAPLGWMLCQGQLLSISENEALFAVIGTIYGGDGISTFALPNLASRVAVGMGQGLGLRSIILGEQVGAERVTLMATQLPPHTHVVDKNSVQVTNGIASNMLSTAHEPTKGKSLGVATNNGISTLGYNQEVPNTTLHQTSLRNEDLTKTTLPVGGNQPHNNMQPYLGINFIIAIEGNFPSQN; from the coding sequence ATGGACCAAACGATAGGAGAAATTAGAATGTTTGCGGGGAATTTTGCCCCTTTAGGGTGGATGCTTTGCCAGGGACAATTATTGTCTATAAGTGAAAATGAAGCGTTATTCGCTGTTATAGGAACGATTTATGGCGGAGATGGTATTTCTACTTTTGCTTTACCAAACCTTGCTAGCCGTGTGGCAGTTGGAATGGGACAAGGATTGGGATTAAGAAGTATTATTTTGGGTGAACAAGTAGGGGCAGAAAGAGTAACACTTATGGCTACTCAATTACCTCCTCATACTCATGTCGTAGATAAGAATTCGGTACAAGTAACAAATGGAATTGCGAGTAATATGTTATCTACTGCACACGAACCAACAAAAGGAAAAAGTTTGGGTGTTGCAACAAATAATGGAATTTCAACTTTAGGGTATAATCAAGAAGTACCTAACACGACATTACATCAAACATCCTTGAGAAATGAAGATTTAACGAAAACAACTTTACCAGTTGGAGGAAATCAGCCCCATAACAATATGCAACCTTATTTGGGGATTAATTTTATTATAGCAATAGAAGGAAATTTTCCTTCGCAAAATTAG
- a CDS encoding phage tail protein produces MEEAYIGEVRLFAGNFEPRNWAFCRGQLIAIRQNTALFSILGTTYGGDGINTFALPNFINHVGIGVGQGPGLSARVLGETGGEENVTLSTQDMPSHIHGVVMTDQPKLKVSSSPATQTTPITGSSIAQPGFLVNGSFAPTMGVNLEEPVVELNANIDMKFRTQVSGGSIPHNNMQPYIGMNYVICLYGIFPQRW; encoded by the coding sequence ATGGAAGAAGCTTATATAGGAGAGGTGAGATTATTTGCTGGCAATTTTGAACCAAGAAATTGGGCATTTTGCCGTGGTCAATTAATCGCTATTAGACAAAACACGGCCTTGTTTTCAATATTAGGAACAACATACGGAGGAGATGGTATTAACACTTTTGCTTTGCCAAATTTTATTAATCATGTGGGAATAGGTGTAGGACAAGGACCTGGGCTTTCTGCAAGAGTATTAGGTGAAACAGGAGGAGAAGAAAATGTAACATTATCGACACAAGATATGCCATCTCATATACATGGAGTTGTGATGACGGATCAACCAAAGTTAAAAGTTAGTTCGTCTCCGGCTACGCAAACGACACCTATTACAGGTTCATCAATTGCTCAGCCTGGTTTTTTGGTAAACGGTTCTTTTGCTCCAACAATGGGGGTGAATTTAGAAGAACCTGTAGTAGAATTAAATGCGAATATAGACATGAAATTTAGAACACAGGTTTCAGGTGGATCAATTCCTCATAATAATATGCAACCTTATATTGGGATGAATTATGTGATTTGTTTATATGGAATTTTTCCTCAAAGATGGTAA